The window TGAAATATGGTTGAACATTGGgaattatattatacatattgaTGGAATATTTTATGAACTTGCAGCTTAGAAACATTGTAGGAACAATTCAATCATTATTCTTCGAATTGTATTATCGCGGTTGAGGCTTATCATTGCTGCTCATATGGGTTTATAATGTACATATATGTGTttcagaaattttgaaagaaatttAAGGCTTATGATATATGTAAATGCGTACAGCACTCTTATTATGATTTTCGTGCTTAAAGATTGAACAAGCTCATTTGACTATGGATATCCTATATAAGAGGATGAAAATAAGCATGTTAAGTTTGAATGCATAAATATATGATCCAAATTATGTTGTTTTAGCAAGTTATATTTTCAATATGTAAGTtatatgacataaaaaaaaataaagttactGCGGTGACTATTATGTCAAAAAGATTATCGAGTACAATGATGGTTGTGTTTTAAAGACTACGGTAGCAGAGGAGCTACAATGACTATGAACATGTATTGGTCAATAATGAATATAATCATGAACTACACTTATGTTTACTTATGAATGTCATACGATGAGAATATATATTATAGATATGCTTTAGACTACGTACATCAGGACGTTGATAAGTACAATTATTCATATGCATTTTGTTATCTTAAGTCCAACTTGTTGGATTTTAAACTCATATAGCCCATATATTACAGGTCCAGGTACTAAGAACGATTAAGACGCCGAGCCGAGCCGAGCACTAGATATTTGCAACATGTCTGGTTGCACATGAACCAGGATATGACAAGAAGTCATTGGCTGATATATACGTGTgtgttaataaataatataaacatgTTTTGAGTTTAAAGTAAAACCATGGTTTGAGTTATGTGTTATATGAATTACCTCACAACTTGAAGCACTACAACAATAAATGACTATTGCGACACTTTTTTTTTagacatttttaattaaatgttgttaCAAATACTTACTAATGAcacttgtaaaaaattaataatgtggaaaaaaaaaaacatattagattagttatcctgacatttttaattgatgtcatTTCTTATATGAAGGGAAATAATTATTCCATTACACAACtgaggtaaattttaatttttccattaaaaatcaaattaacatcttaaatttaaaacataaaataaataaaattatttaaaatattacattttaataactatttaatttttttatcttttaatattaaaaaatattatattctgattatttataataaaaatgaaatcaaattattttattattttatattaattcatttgtcttttaaaataatatgtagGAACATTATCTATTCTTCATAATTTTCTTTTCGAGGTAGTTAGCAAAATAACTttggtcaaattttttttttaaatgacgtTTTCATGTTTATTTGAAAATACTCAAATATACTTAGAAATGATATTTTTTGCAAATGAATTTGACAAAGATTATCCACCCAAATATCCCTTTTCTTTtcctattttttgttttaattttttttttaaaaaaatgataggGCCATTATGTGAGTTTCCCATTTCATTCaatcaatttttcatttttcctagtTGTGCGTCttcaatttctattttttagcGTTTCCAACCCCCAAGATCATCAGCTTTTCCATCCAATCTTATATAACAGACTCCGTCGTCAAATCTCATCGATTCAAGACAAGAGCCTCTAGTCCACGTCAAGATGTCACGACAATCGTTGATTCGATTATAAGTGATCGTTTTCCGTCGTTCTTtacattttttataaataataaactcCTTATTGTTGTATGTTTTTCattgaaaaaagaaatacataaaaataaataaagagaaaACCAATTGATAGgtataaaaaaacattatagATGCATATCTTACATTTTTCTATTTAGaagtttggcaaaaacttgtgtgagacggtctcacgggtcgtattttgtgagacggatctcttatttcgGTCATCCatgtaaaaatattactttttatgctaaaagtattactttttattgtgaatatcggtagggttgacccgtctcacagataaagattcgtgagaccgtcttgtAAGAGACTCATTCTTagagtttttatgtttttatttatcttattacAATATTATTGAAAGTATAGAATTCAtttgataattatattttacattAAGGTTGAGGTACGtgagcaaaatttttaaaaattcaaagaaatattaatctgttaattttttataaattttttgtagAAATTAGGATTTTCACCAGGACCGGATGCATTTAGCCCGGTCAAAACTCAATTAAGAAAGTGGGTCATGTTCTCCGTATAAGATACGTTTCCGATCCAACGGTTGATAAAACTTCAGCTTTTTCAGAAACTGGACCCCATTTggctttttatattattatgaataggtctattgtgagacggtctcacgaatctttatctgtgagatgggtcaaacctatcgatattcacaatataaaataatactcttagcataaaaagtaatactttttcatggatgacccaaataagagatatgtctaacaaaatacgaACCGTTAGATCctcacacacaaatttttgtcattattATATACTCATTTCCTCATTTTACCatcaatcatttatttaaaaaaaaattaaactatcGAATGCATATATactatctatattatattagtcaattttttttttgaaatatcaataaaaaaatatactttaataaatttgtataTTCTCTTATTACTATCATatctatttttcaaaaaaattaaattactaaaatattttctttaatctttatacaaactttgaatttttaaatcaaataattttagcaTCCCTATTTTCTAACATaacaattattataaaaaaatttaaataaaaaataaaaaaaattaaaacattataACGAGTGCGAAGGGTCGCTTGTAATAAATACCCATGTCCATTGATATacatatatttgtatatatatattaaaaaatttatgttaaataatttttgtatgGAAAATCTAGATaaagtttattaaaaaaaccaaaattatagAATAAGACGAAAAATTATTGTATTAGAACATGAGACTTATGTTTTTATGGtagttttaattaataaaaatggaatgattttttaatttgagaaggTAAATATTTTTCGATTTATCGAAAAATATACCAAAATCCAAGATTAATTGATTTCTACATAATAAGACAAAAGTCCCTCAATCTTAATATTTAGTATAGTaagtatatataattatataaacaaaacaaagttattatttaattcgctataatatgatttgaaaataaactaaaaatatctGATAATTTGATCTTTAAATTACagcttatttaatattttaattcaaattaattctttCAGCTACagtcttttcttttcttttcttttcttttcgggGAAGAATAAATAAAAGAGGTAATATAGGGAAGAGTGTACAGCTTTCCCAATGTCTTTTCTACGGTCGTAAAATTGAAGCCTACCCATAAAAGGAAAGCAAAGCAAGGGGAAAAGAATTTCAACTTAGATCTATGGCAGAAAACATCACGGGAGAAAAATCCTCAAGTGTCCAGGATATCCCCGATTCACCAATCCTTCTGAGGCTCGTCGCCAAAAGAAGAACATGGGTTTGCCTATTTGTGTCTGTTTACTCATTGTTGCTTTACCTTTCTTGGAACCTCTTGACGTCAGTTCTTAATTGGTACGAATCTGAATCATTGTCCTCTACCTCTTCTTCGACTGGGTTGTCGGCTCTCTATGCGTCGCTTTTCCTGGGGATGGCTTTCGGGATTCTTTCGATGGTAGCGGCGCTAGCCGTGGCTGTCCCGGCAACGCTGGTGACTTGGATATCTGTGCTCGTGCTGTTGGCTTTTTTTGGGAAGCCCAGGAGGACCTTGGTGGTGGAAGGTAAGAAATTGACGGCTGAGATTGGTGGGTTTGTTCTGAGAGTGTTGATCAAGGAAGGGAATATTGTGGCTGCTGTTTGTGCGGTTCTTGGGTACTTTGCGCTCGTTAGGAAGCATAAAGAAAGCATCGGAGATAACCAATTCGATTGAAGAACAAATTCATCAATGGCCGGGATTTGATTGATCCTGTTACAAGCTTTCTGGGATGCACTTCTTGAATATATATGGACCGACATAACTCAAAATCGAACCTCCAATTTTCTCCTCTTCACGAGAACATATTTCAGGATCCATACTTTTAGTTGATGAATGGTAGTTTTTTTGGGGGCACTAGCTTTGTTCTTTTTAAGCTTTTTTCCACTTGTTTTGCAAAGAAAGAGGAGACCTTGTGGATTGCGAGGTATTTGTGGAGTAATCCGACTGTCTTTTTCTGGCTATTCGGCCTGTCGCAATGTACTACTTCTATAGTTACTGTAAAATATTTCTCGCATTTCCGGTGTTAATCTTTTGGGCATGAGTGTGGATGAGCCGACATGttctatattttaattcataGGAAGCATCACTCCGGTGGGTGATTCAAGTAGCTAGGTGGATACCCCTACCccttctcattttcttgaggCTTCACCTAaagtatgtataatataataggATTGTGGCGGCCAAGTGTCATGTAACAGAACAACTTCTAAtcgaatattaataataacgaaTATAACATAAAGTTCCTACCTATTATTATTATCGAACAAAGGCAACTTGTTAGCtatttttcaccaaaatcaGAATCCAGTAGTTCGGCCTATGTAGCTTCTCATATATGAAACACTCTACCAATTACTATTTAATTGCTCGTAATTAGGCATATATATGTTTCCAAAACTTCACCATCTGTTTGGTTTCATCGTGGAAACAACTAGTTAATCCTCGAAACTTAACTAAAACTTAGCTCATTTTTAGTTATCTTCCATCCAAACATATTTTCAACAACCTCGTAAATCTCGCAGCATGAAATAGTCATTAATTCTACAATTTCgatgtttttatcattttccaAAAGGATTCTGTTATTTTATGGTGCACATATCAAACATTTATGATATTgttagatattttatttattgtgaaaTCTATGATCTCCCAGGTTAACAATATCATTCGGCCTTTACGTTGTGAGAATTTATTTGCTATTCATTCTTGGTTCTTTAGACAGTACGATCGACTCTTTGAATGCATATTTTATAAGGAAAACGAACATATACGATATGCTTAATCTTGATAATCCATAATCACTGGCCAAAGAATAGATTCtatattgttaaaataaaaattatatttttgtgatTACATGCTCGCAAAAGAGAAGGATCTAGCAAAGAGTTGCATACATATGGAgagtttcttgttttttttttaaaattattattatttagaagTCTTCACAATAACCCTAATTAAATTTCTGCTGGCGGGAATGCTTCTTGGAGACACAAGTATTCCCATAAATTGGATTCTATACCATAGTCACATACATTTAGTTGTGATTCCACCACTTCACTGCTACTACTCCCACCTATCAGTTCCTTCAGCCCTCCTGACGTTGTTGCCCCTCCATAACTCGAATTGGACTTCTGGACCTGCACATTTACAGTGAGTCAGGTACCTTAGCTTGAACTTACATAAAGCAGATTTGAATAAGAAAGACATATTTTCGCCCCCACCCCCACTAAAAACGGCTCGACTGTGATA of the Primulina huaijiensis isolate GDHJ02 chromosome 1, ASM1229523v2, whole genome shotgun sequence genome contains:
- the LOC140978309 gene encoding uncharacterized protein, translating into MAENITGEKSSSVQDIPDSPILLRLVAKRRTWVCLFVSVYSLLLYLSWNLLTSVLNWYESESLSSTSSSTGLSALYASLFLGMAFGILSMVAALAVAVPATLVTWISVLVLLAFFGKPRRTLVVEGKKLTAEIGGFVLRVLIKEGNIVAAVCAVLGYFALVRKHKESIGDNQFD